Below is a genomic region from Haliotis asinina isolate JCU_RB_2024 chromosome 14, JCU_Hal_asi_v2, whole genome shotgun sequence.
GTAAGAAGCGATTAATGGGAACGGGTTTCCAACCTGTGTAGGTTAATGCTGCTTCATGTAAATCgctagactgtctggtccaaaccgGTATGCCGAACGTAGCAACAAAAATATTTGACCCGTGATAAGTGGctgattgtgtgtgtgagtttagttttacgctgcactcagcaatattacagctatatggcagcggtctgtaaataatcgagtctggaccagacaatccagtgatcaacaacatgagcatcgatctgcgcaattgggaaccgatgacacgtgtcaaccaagtcagcgagcctgaccacccgatcccgttagtcgcctcttacgacaagctgagtcgccttttatggcaagcatgggttgctgaaggcctattctaccccgggaccttcacgggtcgataagTGGCTGAGCGAGCAGCATCAATaatgctgtatgtatgtttataggACACGGAAGCATTTTGGCAACCATCACTTCTCTATTCATTATTCATAACCATCAGGGTTATGTAACTGACTACAtaaagaaataatgtcattttgaTCAATATTAAAGATAACACTAAACACGGCGTATTAGCCTGGATTATTGTATTTCCTGAATAAACTGGTAAACGAATTTGTGTTTTTTCAGTACtggtcatattttgttttacgaTCATAAAAAATCCCTGTAAATCTTTCATGTAAACCATCCTACATCATCTGTATTCTCAATTGTATTTTGATACCTCTTATGTCGACTATCCCAGCCTGAGGGTAATaggggtctagattttcgaagctctcttagcgctaagacagtcgtaagttaatgttaaagtatggcacttacgattaTCGTAGCAATAAGAGAGATTCCAAAATCTAGGCTCGGTTCTGTTCCTTGTCACCGGAAACGATAAGGTCTCGCAAAGTGCTGTAATCTACTTTTGGACCTTTTATCGCCTAAAACCTCAACCTCTGTGATACCGAAACAAAAAGATTTCACTGATTTctctgaagctatggaaatatGCCGTCACAAACCTTCGATCAACGGAGATCAGGGGATTCACTGAAGCATTCCGTGAAGACAGAACCTGGGAATCTACACACCTATGGAAGATAAGGAACCCTTATCAACTGGTGCAAGCCGATGTGTTGGTTTTCCGAGACCTAATTGACACGTTGAATTTTAATGTTGTCTCCAGTGTGTAGGTTTATCGCAGGACTTACGATGGGGTTATTTGAGTTTGCTGCCCTCGGATATCTTCTCTGTAGTACGCAGTTCACGAGGGCGGGTAAGTCATGACAATCTGTATATTTCTGATGTATTCTAGCAGAACCAACCTTTGTGTAATGTCACGTGACGAACGTTCACGTTTGTTCGAATTAATAACCTGTCAGTTTACAAATGTAACGAAATGACGAAGTCACGAATTTCTGGTTTGACCAAATGACCTACTTCGGTGATTTAACGAACTGATCAAAGTACCTACTTCTGTGTGTAAACGAATTGACCAAATGACGTACTTCGGTGTGTAAACTAACTGATCAAAAATGACCTACTTTTGTGTGTAAACGATTTGATCAAATGACGTATTTCTGTGACACTGCTAGTGGCCGACGCGATCTTATCAAATATTCTGTGCGTTACCGGATGGATCATATGTCGTACTAAGGGCCGAATGAATCATGTGAAAAACGTTTGTGTTTAACAGAATGGACCATTTGTCATATTTCTATAAGTAGGTGTAATCTGATCGATCACGAACATCTTCTTGTCACCAAATTCATCATTAGCCAGATTAAATATTTCCCGGTTCGATAACGACAACATTATCCTATTGTGTCTGAATCGATAAATGGATAAACATGACCATGGGTAGTCCCGTTTCCATAACAACTCCATGAACGAAGTTACCCATATCACGCTTCTAACAACAAATTGTTCCTATCCTTGCTATATATTCGGTGGGGTGACCTTGTGGGTAAAGCGATcgctacccgtgaaggtcccagggtaaaatgggccttcagcaattcatgcttgccataaaaggcgaccatgcttgtcgaaagaggcgactaacgggatcgggtggtcaggctcgctgacttggttgacatatgtcatcggttcccaattgcgcaaatcgatgttcatgttgttgatcactggattgtctacggataatctacagaccgccgtcatatagatggaatattattgagtgcggcgtaaaactaaactcactcactcaataaagcGATCGCCCGTCGCGCCGATGACCCGGGGTCGATTCTACACCTGGATATAGTGTGTGAAGCAGCCCATTTAGGTGTCCTTCTCTTTTATATATATAGCGTTTGGTGCAAAACGTTAAATGTGTGGTGCTTAATGTTAGCATAATGTCGAATTACCACtaacgatccgggttagaactgctCCACTGCAGTCcggcgttaaacatcaaacGTAACATGCTAACAGTGTGCAGCATGAAGCATCGACGAAATCGCTgtgtatgttgttgtatgttTAGTGCGCCATATTGGACCATTACGATTACATAATGGTGGTGTAAGGTTAGGCGCGGATAGTCCTTCGATGTCTGACCGTGTTTGGCCACTTGCAATTGACTCCTGAGAATTTCTAGGACTTTAGGTTTGCcacacaacgaagcacatggaATACAATTGGTCTCACCTTAAGCAGGCGAGTTTATTCAAAATTgcatctgttcacccagcaggaaAAGGGTACCCGTTGGGATAAGTCACGTGACTAtatataaccttctagcgcctcagTCAGTTTGGTTTATCTGTGGTTATACCTGTCTGCGGTATAAATATGGTGTCGATTTAGCACGATATATATATGGACTGATTAttataatattgaatgtttggCTTAACAGAGACCATCAAATCTAGCGGCCATGTCTGGCCAGCGAGAGAATTCCGAGCTGTGTGGGTGGCCACAGTGGCGGACATTGACTGGCCGCTGTCCCGCTATCACTCCACTTCCCAACAGAAGGCGGAGCTGATCCTCCTCCTGAACAAGCTGCACAAGCTGAACTTCAACGCCATCGTGTTCCAGGTGAACCCAAACTCCATCAGAATCGATAGAATTAAATCTCTTTTAGAATGACTTTGCATGAAATTAATCTTTGTTGTAATCGCACTGAACAAATGACATTATTCAGTTTAATCAGTGAGACTTTGACAAAACATAAGTTCTTTCAGGTAAAGTATCCATCTTTATGGATGTCCTGACACGGATGTCCTAGCGATGTGAGGCGCTGTAACTGACTATGTCTATGCAGAGATGCTTTCAAATACGTCTTGGCCACAACCTTGTTTTCATCAACTTCATCGCCGATCGAATATAGTTAAATTACTTAACGTTACTTAAAGTAGGtgtggggtagccaaatggtttaAACGTTCTTTCGTCACatcgggttcaattctccacatatGTGCAATGTcagaagccagtttctggtgttgttgctgaaatatggCTAAAATGGCAAAATTTCTTATTGTATGAAATTTCACAGAAAACATTATGTTGGTCTGAACCCATGTACTGAACCTTTGCAGGTCCGCTCAGTTGGTGATGCCATGTACAACTCCACCCTGGAGCCGTGGAGCGTGTATTTGACAGGATCCCAAGGAAGGGCTCCTTCTCCTTACTACGACCCTCTGGCCGTTTTACTGGAGGAAGCTCACAAACGCAACATGGAGGTTCACTCCTGGTTCAACCCGTATCGAGCACGGTCTGGGAGTACCTCCAAGGCTGGACTTGCCCCTAACCACATGGCTGTGAAATACCCACAATACGCTTATGCTTATGGGAGTGACCTGTGGATGGACCCAGGGGCCAAAGCAGTGCAGGATCAGTGTTACAACGTCATCATGGATGTTGTAAAGCGTTACGACATTGACGGCGTCCACATGGACGACTACTTCTACCCTTATCCCGTTTCAGGTAAAAGCTTTCCCGACGACGCTACTTACAACGCTTATCGAAAAGGAGGTGGTCATCTTGGACGGGATGATTGGAGACGAAATAATGTTAACACGCTTATCCAGCGTCTGTATAACGGAACCAAGACGATCAAGAAGCACGTTAAATTTGGTCTTAGTCCATTCGGAATATGGAAATCAGGAATTCCTAAAGGTATAGTTGGGCTGTCGTCGTACTATGCGCAGTACGCTGACAGTAGGAAGTGGTTTGACGAGGGCTGGGTGGACTACTTTACTCCGCAACTGTACTGGCGGATTGATCCGGTGCAACAGAGTTTCACGCACCTGATGGACTGGTGGCTGCAGCAAAACTCCAAACATCGCCACTTCTATGCAGGGAGTTATGCAGGCAATGTAGTAGAGCAAAACTGGCCTCTCGACGAAATTAAACGTCAAGTTGAGGAATCAAGGAAGCGACGTGACAAGCTGAGTCTTGGTGACGTGTTCTTCAGTGCTAAGTACTTCCGGGACAACAGCAAGGGATTGTCCACCATGTTCCAGAAAGATCTCTACACTGTTCCAGCTCTCGCACCGGCTATGCCATGGCTTGGCGCCGTTCCACCTCCAGCGCCCTCTGGTGTCCGGGTTTCAGGCAACACCTTGATGTGGAACAAAGACGGGTCCGGCGTGACGAGGAGCTGGGCTGTCTATAAGTATGAAGCGGACGCGTGGGAGTTGAAAAACCTCCTGAACAGTTACACAACCAGTTGGTCAGTACCCAATGGCCTCTACGCCATAACAGCTGTGGACAGACTGTCCAATGAAAGTGACGCTGTGGTCAAGGAAGTACAATGGGGAGGCAGTATCATTGGCTGAAAATGTTGAACACATCCCACAAACATTTCGTTACAGTGAGTGATCACCGAAATTAATGGTGATTATGATCTGGGTTAAAATAACGATGGCAATATGGATATCCTGCATCAAACATCAATAGTGTTAATGGAAAGTCAGATTTTGAAATTTTTTCAATATGTCTACCAATTTACATCTTGTTTATTCATCAGTGTGCTGGGAAAATAACGGTGTGATTAATGATATTAGTTTTTGGAAGAGTGTTTGTTTTTCGGGGGGGTAAAGACGCCAACGAGTTTACGTCAACCGGGCAAAAGAAACATAAACTTTTACGCAGTTACAGGTACTGCtataaagtgaaatgttttcagaaaacatcctccaaaacacatTCTGTGGTCGAGTTACGGTCGCAAGTGAATTTCGTGCTGCCATGACAAATTCCCCAAACAGCATAAATGGACTGAAAATACCTGTGCACAATTGTTGCATAAATGCAGGTATGGAACAGTGCAGCCACGCAGGATCAAAAAGAACATCACAGAACTGAGACCTTCACAAGCCGAACGTGACAGGGCCATTGATGTGGCAGAAATGGGGGCCTAAGAACATCACATTGCAAGAGTCTTCAATTTCAGCCAAGCAACCGTCAGCAACTTGTTGAGCCTTTAGCAACAGACTAGCCAGATACAAGTCCAAGAAGGGGTAGACTAAGGGTTTCCACGTCAGCTGAATCCCGTTTTCTCCGGAGAATACACCTGCGGAACAGATTCGTCACGGCGACGTCAATGGCAGAGACTGCCATGGGACACCTCATCAGCAGACGAACCATACTACGAATACTCCGTATTGCAGGCATCAGAGCTCGCCGTTCTCTTCGTGGAATGGCCTTGACCCGTCAACAATGTCAACACACGTAGAGTAGGCTCAAGCTGTAcgtcggtggcagcgacgtgaTTTGGAGAAGTTTAGTTAAAAGACGAGAGGCGATTCAACATGTTTCGTAATGATGTTTACAAACGTAGGGGTGAGCAACTGGCGCCAAACTGAGTAAGAGCCGCAACCTTTTGTTGGAGGCGGTGTCATGGTTTGGAGCGGGATTTGTGGTTAGTAGAGAACTTAACTTGTCATCCTTCATGGAAATTTGAGGTACAGAGACGAAGTCCTGAGACAGTTGTGTTACCATTCGTTCGCCAACACCCGAGAGATTTGATCCCTCAACTGGACAATGCACGCCCGCATATTGCTCTTACAAGACTACAACGTGAGCACCCATATTTTGCCCTGGTCCGCACGATCTCCTGATATGAATCCGATAGAGCATCTTTGGGGTCATTTTGATAAAGAACTGCATGAGAAAACGGCTACTTCAATCAGAAAATCTACAGCAGCTCGAACACGTTCTCTTTGATCTCTGGCACAGAATTCCTAGTAACGTCATCCGGCGTCATACATGAGGAGACATGTTTTGGCATGTATCGATTCAAGGGGTCGACACAAATGCTGCTGAATGCCTGGACAGTTCCATAATGTGACTTGAAACACATGTTGTGAATGATCTGTGATTGGGTAACATTTAATTTTGACCCCACATCGCTTGTGCTTGATTCCCTGAACAGATTACTATGGATTGAACATTGGTGATTCTGTTTCGTGCTTGGTAAATGGATACATTTTGTATAACaaacattatcttacctcacacatgaatgtcgctttcttaCTGGCCAAGTGCCCTtgtattatttttaatgtaACACGCTTACAGTTGatctattttttttcaatgtacaccgctgggaatgccTAACTCATTTGTTTCTTCATAGTAGTACTTTTTTATCTCGATCAACATTGAATCACGCgagatgcacggaaattaccgatgtttttcgattgaaatttgttttccttgtgtcgtctgcacaATGGCGACGAAACGATTCGCCATACTACGAGGCTGTaccagtgcttcaaacagttcaaaattaaaattcaggtgttcggtaagataaatgcgttgttcgctggtccctcggggtccatgggtcatgtaccctcgaggtttgtttatgttcccctcgccctgCGCCCATGGAcctctcgtgaccagtgaacatctTATAATATTTCTATCATATGTCTCTTGGTGTCTTCTTCATGAGCCACAACATCAGGTGATAAATTTCTTTGCGACTTTGGCCCGATAGCTTAGAAACAGTGTTATGAAAGTTGTCAGGTATGTTTATGTTACTATCCAAGGAGAAGTCAGTGCACGGTCACAAAGCAGATAGAGATGATTGTAGCAGGTCAAAAGAGAAAAGATAAGCGTAAAGAATTATCATAACTTGCACTTTCATAGTCAAGAGCGGTCATCTAATCCACGCTGACAACAGATCTTTCTTTGTAGGTTCGTGTTCCAGAACTATACATAAAAAAGCATAATTCATATGTAAGATATGTAATGTTGGTTTTGTTCCTTAACGCTCTACTCTGCAGActtacagctatatgacgtgggctgtaaataattgagtcttgacaAGACAgtacagtgattgacatcatgagtgtCGATCTATGCCATCGGAAATcggtgacatgtcaaccaaaccTGTCCGCCTCTTGCGAAAACTTGTTCTAACCCGTATATTCGTGGGTCTCGGATGAACGTGTTatattataagggtaacgctatttttcaggacATTTCCTTCGTAGGgtagttaatgaaagacctcgtcgggcagttaatgaaaagaccgagggtttctgcaaatgataatgccctgaaaaatagcgtcaccgttattatagctaaaatgaatagaatttttaataaaataagaataaaaacagcggcatcggtttagaagcatttactgccaacaaaaCGACTACTACCAGCGTAAATAATAATTACGAAAATAAAAAATTTCCTGCCtctgccaaccataacaattgtaccataaatgacaacatacagcaatgaaaatatcgactttaagtctaacgttgttgatcactgaaaacaatggcggctggtagtatgagcaaaggtcaaggtcgaatgtcgtcactctcaatagtgacgtcatctgtgttgttctatgacgtgactatatttgtaaaatgtgtgtcagtgacctccgtcgttttgttgttggcagtaaatgcttctaaaccttcgtcgggcagttaatgaaaataccgagggcttctgcaaatgatgatgccctgaaaaatagcgttacccatataacagtggcccgctcatttctgataacgtgcagtcgtttaatgataattctatccattttagctataacacGTGTTATATCATGGTACGTCGGCACGCTGAGGCCAGCGGCACCAAGGCCAGCACTGTCAGGAATCAAGGAACTAGTTTCCTGAACTTGACTGTGACGACACAACACAATCTTGTGAGTCCTGAATCCTGagtcggtggtctgtaaataatcgacaatTCCTGTTGGCCAAATCCTTTCAACAAAACAGGGAAGCCTTGAGGCtaaagtgttggctcgtcacgaCGCAGACCCGCGttcgacccgggttcgattcctacatATATACAacgtgtgaatcccatttccgttgttcacCGGCgtaattttgctggaatattgctaaaaacaacaACTGGAACGTTTTGCTATtttcttctgggatagcaatcAAACAAGCAGTTACCACGCTGTTTACGTACCATATTTCGATATCATGAGTTTGATTGGATTATTGGAAGGTGGAAAAAGAACATGTAaagagagttatgtcccctgggTCCGGAAACCAGAAGGAACCAGGCTAAGAACATTTTTTATTCACGAATACTATAaataccagtctaagtaaactagGCTCAGTATTTTTCGTTATACTCAGTATTTTTCGTTACACTGCTATACGAATGATACTGAGCCTAAGTGTACTTAGACAGCATAAATACGTTCTCATCTATAACTTGTTTGTCATCGGGGCGTATGATACTGAGCCTTAGTGTATTTAGACAGCATAAATACGTTTTCATCTATAACTTGTTTGTCATCGGGGCGTAGGGGTAAAGCATTAATATTTTATAACGAcatgtatttttgaaaactgGAAATACTACAGACTAACTCACCAGGTTCCTCAATCTTAAACCTGACTGCTACTCACACTGATAACGAACATCGAACATAATCCAGGACCAGTATCTCCAAGCTAATAAAACCAAGGTGCAGATCGTTTATCTGTATTGTATGATTTTATCCCATGGTCAAATCCCGTGTCACATAAACCTTCGTGGCGTACTCACGACTGGTCATGACATAATCTCAAGTTCACAATAACAGTAGTATCTTAAGGTTTATCGGTAAACGCGACTATCTGCGATAGCTAGAGGTGTATATAATGCCgatgacagtcacaaatcaggggATGGATGTGTAGTAAATTCACTCAGGTATGTTACTTGACTTTCTTCTTCTTTGA
It encodes:
- the LOC137261535 gene encoding glycosyl hydrolase YngK-like, with amino-acid sequence MLSPVCRFIAGLTMGLFEFAALGYLLCSTQFTRAETIKSSGHVWPAREFRAVWVATVADIDWPLSRYHSTSQQKAELILLLNKLHKLNFNAIVFQVRSVGDAMYNSTLEPWSVYLTGSQGRAPSPYYDPLAVLLEEAHKRNMEVHSWFNPYRARSGSTSKAGLAPNHMAVKYPQYAYAYGSDLWMDPGAKAVQDQCYNVIMDVVKRYDIDGVHMDDYFYPYPVSGKSFPDDATYNAYRKGGGHLGRDDWRRNNVNTLIQRLYNGTKTIKKHVKFGLSPFGIWKSGIPKGIVGLSSYYAQYADSRKWFDEGWVDYFTPQLYWRIDPVQQSFTHLMDWWLQQNSKHRHFYAGSYAGNVVEQNWPLDEIKRQVEESRKRRDKLSLGDVFFSAKYFRDNSKGLSTMFQKDLYTVPALAPAMPWLGAVPPPAPSGVRVSGNTLMWNKDGSGVTRSWAVYKYEADAWELKNLLNSYTTSWSVPNGLYAITAVDRLSNESDAVVKEVQWGGSIIG